One window of Brachybacterium ginsengisoli genomic DNA carries:
- a CDS encoding ubiquitin-like protein Pup produces MSQQSLNAPGSGPDEEQGADAVTGGQTFASAQAADDLLDEIDSVLESNAETFVRSFVQKGGQ; encoded by the coding sequence ATGTCCCAGCAGTCACTGAACGCCCCCGGCTCCGGACCCGACGAGGAGCAGGGCGCCGACGCCGTCACCGGCGGGCAGACCTTCGCCTCGGCCCAGGCGGCCGACGACCTGCTCGACGAGATCGACTCGGTGCTCGAGTCCAACGCCGAGACCTTCGTGCGCTCCTTCGTGCAGAAGGGCGGCCAGTGA